A DNA window from Trichosurus vulpecula isolate mTriVul1 chromosome 2, mTriVul1.pri, whole genome shotgun sequence contains the following coding sequences:
- the LOC118840212 gene encoding interferon-induced very large GTPase 1-like, protein MSTPADDGDEPPHGDKGRKELEEKLRELGLDTQYWVPKLQEYLGVTSAQALQHLQQREILTLKKQAKHPWEKRALEKLLLLSSDKGSEKMQEKHWVTAKERQEWAQSALKELREMQRAGKSRQEAIVREKEEELRQAMEIPHKYWPPPEKPLTEVIENMKRHLSLMEGTLSHRENLPDRELLKRVSGGLALQGIYQTNHPEDLLVKREELLSLPENFFLLSPAQGTRMETMEFLSSHEESMFTESMEKLGFSVTFLAKGGGWRFNLEASASEIRSSDSREVFKSCPKHTYSCTTKFCYIPMASCHFSQDQLHLSRSALQELKQLEQLLSHCKGADTNLKHRCEAFFQRFGSHVNQGPLHLGGVFWWKAVAEGFRAQELQDMKRQASEALDVYIGGSYTGFGVTAAATVSASNSQSQMPSHNTSSTNLQARFQMSVYQTGGPPEVDSLPQWKAGLVASNHTWCVIDRGYQLVPVWDIILSNHRQDFQDPLRVTRCLTEIYTALTGRCARIEDGEGLLSAVEDARSFLDGVKSWEITEPVEKLMKLMDFKQKLSEKSRNSNMWVNICLKDLSLQQFLVDIVDFCKDLPVHETKFIKSQLHSLLYPHVYQMEDFPQSHSIMQWVFHSAKEQKDIHVTEFADFIQLLEKAKDDLFEIIHNSESLGKMEEAQRKATYHISLSLSSFLKTLKQAKQSGTYLLLLFIAAGAGYKEENQTFHCLLGFEELNFLLCEMKEDHEKYQYLNKEYDYRAQAFLLFTGLTVTPGPTAVSAEEKMQRLNLMQSHMGQSWSKEVLHVLEKPRAGHDWETLEKDLNFLIRGEYETTVNCIQMDQVKKELDSVSQRRKKTCIPEPNTITYQEVIKNSNFLELAKKLGLERYYPRRMGREDFHLIYKTTVHDSHPETDKELPFYFLQKLLMLDYRLRYLVCKGDGDTMGSRTLTLTNLEDNTSDPYDDFLGDRITTPLLLSKGPPHIHPMDTQMMIFHCADDFMRQYISNKLSICQFALPLVVPNPCTSAIEFPLWSLSQIKKSWRQVENSSGEDTVIDFNNQLISQAPIPIVSFIRVVNSASSSKSQILNSLLSKHKHDAFFHRHCRGSSKSCLLMGGMVEISWFCPRGRDEDRFERCVAFTNLRGDAKDYETQLRFLQEIASVTVVLVSYSDKSERTVQMVRDLWKSTKPLVYLFDDKDENSFNDTGQKVRIGIRNRNEAELMDELTSVINHLLKTSGPFLSLEDCAEVARRHGFLVDVDRKECQEAKGKAQALLALMKEMKLSEMKERLLPLQGELWHRWCKKDKELCHLREKGNRSLEQHKSEIETEKQIIRQIQLTRAFPLNDLMRSVLEILQSHSERYNSTELYFLQWLSTLMDNLTRSHLEKLQKRYNQLWSLVMAEKQKGSKNASLKCHQVQLEAVSKEIRDSSLGIDHLLREVGQIYEALEEASSQMDSMFFLPQIAADLMVSGYPLELMDGDASYVPLKWVAAVFDRLIEKIGDQKLFVLSVLGLQSTGKSTLLNAMFGLQFNVSAGRCTRGAYMQLLKVEETLWEELGFAFVLVVDTEGLRAPEFTGKSQNRDNELATFVIGLGNLTLINIFGENPSEMQDILQIAVQAFLRMKQVNISPNCLFVHQNVGEITAKDQNMEGRRRLQQRLDEMAATAAEQEEYSGITCFSDVIRFDVSTHVHYFAHLWEGDPPMAPPNPTYSHNIQELKRRILLVAKKESKGSILKMSEVKVRIHDLWKALVNENFIFSFRNTREIMAMIKLETMYNNWTWNLRSHVLDLQNQLTNQIQNGEIQDLRRSAIEANIAEKYEAIRQELQRYFDEDQENEILIQWKENFENKLRNLKEALVSESIRKSNDFLSLRKNHDKLDQKKSEYEKELLLRSREVARSLEGKELSEEELRERFSQLWTKWVCEVSSTSPPAEDPNIDVDLENVFLEYFKQEHNVATKLQDHSRRKVFSINFEKHVKMKRTIMGFRHSMTENHKMAIRHTTSGISSLVNENINCKLIMGMDYDISYFHEVMRLIDQKSDCICDEVGYTFTNEYKRDLFLYLCHTAAAKFREMHIAFKRAHDPVMYLENKREDFFMSFKISCQGATSITAFADFLWSKLSASLPIAIWKKIALDLAGEIRANCPAFNGNRSNLEKHILISLAKEEIFQNYWEYIRTPKQFFENYIKKEIQAYCISRENEKLKNFLSNSLEFFKKIILSAIHESTLVAKDQNNSASIWLDTLCNHLGRHLTFPRGDLRSIEHQEIADIEFLKEAMNENLDIRIQKVGKACEIPCIEKVVPEIQAMLSDQLSGCWKKCPFCKAICTNTVKNHPEEHSSPFHRSRTLSGWNWRMTDEFVLDFCSSCVASNRWFTLRDGRRFPNKAYRQAGGEFAIWNITPDTSAQPYWKWFICHFRSQLEEHYNLRFKNRGQIPDAWFKITKQDVLNDLNM, encoded by the coding sequence ggagctgAGGCAGGCCATGGAGATCCCACACAAGTACTGGCCaccccctgagaaacccctaacAGAGGTCATAGAGAACATGAAGAGACACCTCAGTCTCATGGAAGGCACACTGTCCCATAGGGAGAATCTTCCTGATAGGGAGCTCCTCAAAAGGGTGTCAGGTGGCCTTGCCCTGCAGGGCATTTACCAAACCAATCACCCCGAGGATCTTTTGGTGAAGAGAGAAGAACTGCTCAGCCTCCCAGAGAACTTCTTCCTGCTCAGCCCAGCACAGGGAACAAGGATGGAAACAATGGAGTTTTTGTCTTCTCATGAAGAGTCCATGTTTACTGAAAGCATGGAGAAACTGGGCTTCAGTGTTACCTTCTTGGCTAAGGGTGGAGGCTGGAGATTCAACCTAGAGGCCAGTGCCAGTGaaatcagatcttctgactctagagaaGTCTTTAAGTCATGCCCCAAGCACACTTACAGCTGCACCACCAAGTTTTGCTATATCCCAATGGCCTCCTGCCACTTTTCACAAGACCAGCTCCACCTATCCAGGTCAGCTCTTCAAGAGTTAAAACAGCTGGAGCAACTTCTGAGTCACTGCAAAGGTGCAGATACCAATCTGAAGCATAGATGTGAGGCATTTTTCCAAAGGTTTGGCTCTCATGTGAACCAGGGCCCATTACACTTGGGAGGAGTGTTCTGGTGGAAAGCTGTAGCTGAGGGCTTCAGGGCACAGGAGTTGCAGGACATGAAGCGACAAGCCTCAGAGGCACTTGATGTGTACATTGGGGGCAGCTACACTGGTTTTGGGGTGACAGCAGCAGCCACAGTCAGTGCATCAAATTCTCAGTCCCAAATGCCTTCTCACAATACAAGCTCCACCAATTTGCAAGCAAGATTCCAAATGTCTGTATACCAGACAGGAGGCCCCCCAGAAGTGGATTCTCTCCCACAGTGGAAAGCTGGTCTTGTGGCCAGTAACCACACCTGGTGTGTCATTGACCGAGGCTATCAGCTAGTGCCTGTCTGGGACATAATTCTGTCTAACCACAGACAAGATTTTCAGGATCCTCTACGAGTGACTCGTTGCCTCACTGAAATTTACACAGCTCTGACCGGCCGATGTGCAAGGATTGAGGATGGAGAGGGGCTACTGAGTGCAGTGGAGGATGCCAGGTCTTTTTTAGATGGAGTAAAATCCTGGGAAATCACTGAGCCTGTGGAGAAACTGATGAAACTAATGgacttcaagcaaaagctgagtGAGAAAAGTAGGAACTCGAACATGTGGGTTAATATCTGTCTCAAAGACCTGTCTCTGCAGCAGTTCTTAGTGGACATTGTCGATTTTTGCAAGGACTTGCCAGTTCATGAAACCAAATTCATTAAATCCCAGTTGCATAGCCTTCTGTATCCTCATGTCTATCAAATGGAAGACTTCCCACAGAGTCACTCAATTATGCAGTGGGTTTTTCACTCAGCAAAGGAGCAAAAGGATATCCATGTCACAGAGTTTGCTGATTTCATTCAGCTCTTAGAAAAGGCAAAGGATGACCTTTTTGAAATAATTCACAACTCAGAGTCTTTAGGAAAGATGGAAGAAGCTCAAAGAAAGGCTACTTATCATATCAGTTTGTCTCTCAGCTCCTTTCTGAAGACCTTGAAACAGGCAAAGCAGTCAGGCACATACCTGCTGCTACTTTTCATTGCAGCTGGTGCAGGATACAAGGAGGAAAACCAAACCTTCCACTGTCTTCTAGGATTTGAAGAATTAAATTTCCTGTTATGTGAAATGAAAGAAGACCATGAAAAATACCAGTACCTAAATAAGGAATATGATTATAGGGCTCAAGCATTCCTGTTGTTCACAGGGCTCACAGTAACTCCTGGACCTACTGCTGTGTCTGCAGAAGAAAAGATGCAACGTTTGAACCTTATGCAATCTCACATGGGACAGTCGTGGTCCAAAGAAGTGCTTCATGTCCTCGAGAAACCAAGGGCTGGTCATGATTGGGAAACTTtggagaaagacctgaatttcctcatcagggGGGAATATGAAACTACTGTGAACTGTATACAGATGGACCAGGTGAAAAAAGAACTAGACAGTGTctctcagagaaggaaaaagacatGTATACCAGAACCAAATACCATCACATACCAGGAAGTGATAAAAAATTCCAACTTTCTAGAGTTAGCGAAGAAGCTTGGTCTAGAGCGGTATTATCCAAGGAGGATGGGACGAGAAGATTTCCATCTGATCTACAAGACCACTGTGCATGACAGTCAcccagagacagacaaagaattGCCTTTTTATTTCCTACAAAAACTGTTGATGCTGGATTATCGATTGAGATACTTGGTTTGTAAAGGTGATGGAGACACAATGGGCAGTAGGACGCTGACTCTGACAAATCTTGAGGATAACACTTCAGATCCTTATGATGATTTCCTTGGTGATAGGATTACAACCCCTCTCCTCTTGTCGAAAGGTCCACCCCACATCCACCCGATGGACACCCAGATGATGATTTTTCACTGTGCTGATGATTTCATGAGACAATACATTTCAAACAAACTTTCCATCTGTCAATTTGCTCTCCCCCTTGTGGTGCCCAATCCCTGTACCTCTGCAATAGAATTCCCGCTCTGGTCTCTCAGCCAAATTAAGAAAAGCTGGAGACAGGTGGAGAACTCATCAGGAGAAGACACAGTCATTGATTTTAATAACCAACTCATCTCCCAGGCACCCATCCCCATTGTGTCTTTTATAAGAGTTGTGAATTCTGCTTCTTCTTCCAAATCTCAGATCTTGAACTCTCTGCTAAGTAAGCACAAACATGATGCTTTTTTCCACCGTCACTGCCGAGGCAGcagcaaatcctgcctcttaatGGGAGGTATGGTAgagatctcctggttctgtcccagagggagagatgaggacagatttgaaaggTGTGTTGCTTTCACCAATCTACGTGGAGACGCCAAAGATTATGAGACGCAGCTCAGATTTCTGCAAGAAATTGCTTCAGTCACAGTGGTCCTTGTTTCTTATTCTGATAAAAGTGAGAGGACTGTCCAAATGGTCCGGGACCTCTGGAAGTCAACCAAACCtttggtttatttgtttgatGACAAAGATGAGAATTCATTCAATGATACTGGCCAGAAGGTGAGGATTGGGATTAGGAATAGAAATGAGGCTGAATTAATGGATGAACTCACAAGTGTCATCAATCATTTGCTGAAGACTTCCGGTCCCTTTCTCAGTCTGGAAGACTGTGCTGAAGTTGCTCGGCGCCATGGCTTTCTTGTAGATGTGGACAGGAAGGAGTGTCAGGAGGCTAAGGGAAAGGCACAGGCTTTGCTGGCCCTCATGAAAGAGATGAAATTGTCTGAAATGAAGGAGAGATTACTGCCCCTTCAAGGAGAGCTTTGGCACCGGTGGTGTAAGAAGGACAAGGAACTTTGTCACCTGCGAGAGAAAGGGAACCGTAGCCTTGAACAGCACAAAAGTGAGATTGAGACAGAAAAGCAAATAATAAGACAAATACAGCTAACAAGAGCATTTCCTCTTAATGACTTGATGCGATCTGTTCTTGAAATCCTCCAGTCTCACTCAGAGAGATACAACAGCACTGAACTGTACTTCCTACAGTGGCTGAGTACATTGATGGACAACCTGACCAGAAGTCACCTGGAAAAACTCCAGAAGAGGTACAACCAATTGTGGTCCTTGGTGAtggcagaaaaacaaaaagggtcAAAGAATGCCTCCTTGAAATGCCACCAAGTGCAACTAGAAGCTGTCTCCAAGGAGATCAGGGATTCCTCTTTGGGTATTGATCATCTCCTGAGGGAGGTTGGCCAGATCTATGAAGCTTTGGAAGAAGCTTCATCCCAGATGGACAGCatgttcttccttcctcaaattgCTGCTGACCTGATGGTTTCTGGGTACCCACTTGAACTTATGGATGGGGATGCTTCTTATGTACCTCTGAAGTGGGTAGCAGCTGTTTTTGACAGATTGATTGAGAAAATTGGAGACCAAAAGCTCTTTGTTCTCTCTGTTCTTGGCCTCCAAAGCACAGGGAAGTCCACTCTGCTGAATGCTATGTTTGGGCTACAGTTTAATGTCAGTGCAGGGCGATGCACACGAGGAGCTTACATGCAGTTACTGAAGGTGGAGGAGACACTCTGGGAAGAGCTGGGCTTTGCCTTTGTCCTTGTGGTTGACACAGAAGGACTCAGGGCCCCAGAATTCACTGGTAAATCACAGAATCGGGACAATGAGCTGGCAACTTTTGTTATTGGACTTGGAAACCTGACCTTGATCAATATATTTGGAGAGAATCCTTCAGAAATGCAAGATATCTTGCAAATTGCTGTGCAGGCCTTTCTGAGAATGAAACAAGTGAACATTTCCCCAAACTGTCTCTTTGTGCATCAGAATGTGGGGGAAATCACTGCCAAAGATCAAAACATGGAAGGAAGAAGGCGACTGCAGCAGAGACTGGATGAAATGGCAGCCACAGCTGCAGAACAGGAAGAGTACTCTGGTATTACCTGCTTCAGTGATGTCATTCGATTTGATGTTAGCACCCATGTCCATTACTTTGCTCATCTTTGGGAAGGGGATCCTCCAATGGCCCCTCCCAACCCCACTTATAGCCACAACATCCAGGAACTGAAAAGAAGAATTCTCTTGGTTgccaaaaaagaatccaaaggcAGCATACTAAAAATGTCTGAGGTGAAAGTCCGCATCCATGATTTGTGGAAAGCCTTGGTGAATGAAAATTTCATCTTCAGCTTTAGGAACACCCGGGAAATCATGGCCATGATCAAGCTTGAGACAATGTATAATAACTGGACCTGGAATCTAAGAAGTCATGTGTTGGATTTGCAGAACCAACTGACCAATCAGATTCAGAATGGAGAAATTCAGGATCTGAGAAGAAGTGCTATTGAGGCTAACATTGCAGAAAAATATGAAGCCATCAGGCAAGAGCTTCAAAGATATTTTGATGAAGACCAAGAGAATGAAATCCTGATTCAGTGGAAGGAAAACTTTGAGAACAAGCTGAGAAATCTTAAAGAGGCACTTGTTTCAGAAAGCATCAGAAAGTCCAATGATTTCCTTAGCTTAAGAAAAAATCATGATAAACTGGATCAAAAGAAATCAGAATATGAAAAAGAGCTGTTGTTAAGAAGCAGAGAGGTGGCTCGGTCCTTAGAGGGTAAAGAATTAAGTGAGGAGGAGCTGAGAGAGAGATTCAGTCAACTTTGGACAAAGTGGGTCTGTGAAGTATCCTCAACTTCCCCTCCTGCTGAAGACCCCAATATTGATGTAGATTTGGAGAATGTCTTTCTGGAATATTTTAAACAGGAACACAATGTGGCAACCAAACTTCAAGATCATTCCAGAAGAAAAGTGTTTTCCATTAATTTTGAGAAACATGTCAAAATGAAGAGAACAATTATGGGTTTCAGACATTCCATGACAGAGAATCATAAGATGGCCATAAGGCATACTACCTCTGGTATTTCCTCACTTGTcaatgaaaatattaattgtaAATTGATAATGGGAATGGATTATGATATAAGTTACTTCCATGAAGTAATGAGACTGATTGACCAAAAGAGTGATTGTATATGTGATGAAGTAGGGTACACATTTACAAATGAATATAAAAgagatttgtttttatatttatgccACACAGCAGCAGCTAAATTTAGGGAGATGCACATAGCATTCAAGAGAGCACATGATCCTGTCATGTATCTAGAAAACAAGAGAGAAGATTTCTTTATGAGTTTTAAGATTTCCTGCCAGGGTGCAACCTCTATCACAGCATTTGCTGACTTTCTGTGGAGCAAGCTCAGTGCTTCCCTACCTATAGCCATCTGGAAAAAGATAGCCCTTGACCTTGCTGGGGAGATAAGGGCTAACTGTCCTGCCTTCAATGGGAACCGATCCAACCTGGAGAAACACATTCTCATCTCTCTGGCTAAGGAAGAAATCTTTCAGAATTATTGGGAATACATTCGCACACCAAAACAGTTTTTTGAGAATTACATTAAGAAAGAGATCCAAGCATACTGTATAAgtagagaaaatgagaaattgaagaattttttaagtAACAGCTTggaattttttaagaaaataatccTCTCTGCTATTCATGAATCAACTCTGGTGGCTAAGGACCAAAACAATTCTGCATCTATATGGCTAGACACATTATGTAATCACCTTGGGCGTCATCTGACCTTTCCAAGAGGAGACTTAAGAAGCATCGAACACCAGGAGATTGCTGACATCGAATTCCTTAAGGAAGCCATGAATGAAAACCTGGATATCAGAATCCAAAAGGTAGGAAAGGCCTGTGAAATTCCATGTATAGAGAAAGTCGTCCCAGAGATTCAGGCCATGCTCTCTGATCAGCTCAGTGGCTGCTGGAAGAAGTGTCCCTTTTGCAAAGCAATTTGTACAAATACAGTCAAAAATCATCCTGAGGAGCACAGTTCTCCTTTTCATCGTTCTCGCACTCTCTCTGGGTggaattggagaatgactgatgAGTTTGTACTTGATTTCTGTTCCAGCTGTGTGGCAAGTAATAGGTGGTTTACTCTTCGTGATGGGAGACGTTTCCCAAATAAGGCTTATCGTCAAGCAGGTGGTGAATTTGCCATCTGGAACATCACTCCAGATACATCTGCCCAGCCATACTGGAAATGGTTTATTTGTCACTTCAGGTCACAATTAGAAGAGCATTACAATCTCAGATTCAAGAACAGAGGTCAGATTCCTGATGCATGGTTTAAAATCACCAAGCAAGATGTGCTGAATGACCTGAATATGTAA